The Mycolicibacterium hassiacum DSM 44199 genome includes a window with the following:
- the trpA gene encoding tryptophan synthase subunit alpha — MSRLGPTFDKCRAEGRSALICYLPTGYPDVPTSISAMRALVESGCDVVEVGIPYSDPGMDGPVIAAATDAALRGGVRVRDSLKAVEAISNAGGQAVVMTYWNLVLRYGIDAFARDLAAAGGLGMITPDLIVDEAGEWLEVSDARNLDRIFLVAPSSTPERLAMTAAASRGFVYAASTMGVTGARDQVSSAAPELVRRVRAVSDIPVGVGLGVRSREQAAEIASYADGVIVGSALVSALQDGVQAVRSLTAELAEGVRQKVDA, encoded by the coding sequence GTGAGCAGACTCGGCCCGACGTTCGACAAGTGCCGCGCCGAAGGGCGTTCCGCGCTGATCTGCTACCTGCCGACCGGGTATCCCGATGTGCCCACGTCGATCTCGGCGATGCGGGCGTTGGTCGAGTCGGGCTGCGATGTGGTCGAGGTCGGCATCCCGTACTCGGATCCGGGCATGGACGGACCGGTCATCGCCGCCGCCACCGATGCGGCGCTGCGCGGCGGGGTGCGGGTGCGTGATTCGCTCAAGGCCGTCGAGGCGATCAGCAATGCCGGCGGGCAGGCCGTCGTCATGACGTACTGGAACCTGGTGCTGCGCTACGGGATCGACGCGTTCGCACGGGACCTCGCCGCCGCGGGCGGGTTGGGGATGATCACCCCGGACCTGATCGTCGACGAGGCGGGGGAGTGGCTGGAGGTCTCCGACGCGCGGAACCTGGACCGGATCTTCCTGGTGGCGCCGTCGTCGACGCCGGAACGGCTGGCCATGACCGCGGCGGCGTCGCGGGGTTTCGTCTACGCCGCCTCGACGATGGGGGTGACCGGCGCCCGCGATCAGGTGTCGTCGGCGGCGCCGGAGCTGGTCCGGCGGGTCCGGGCGGTGTCCGACATCCCCGTGGGTGTGGGGCTGGGCGTGCGGTCACGGGAGCAGGCCGCCGAGATCGCCTCCTACGCCGACGGGGTGATCGTGGGCTCGGCGTTGGTGTCGGCGCTGCAAGATGGTGTACAGGCGGTGCGCTCGCTGACCGCTGAACTTGCTGAAGGCGTGCGACAGAAGGTTGACGCGTGA